The DNA region ATCCCGACCGCCATGATCGGCGAGGCAGGCGAAGGCGGCCCGGTGATCGCCATCATGGGCGAGTTCGACGCCTTGCCGGGCCTCAGCCAGGCGGCCGGCATCGCAGAGCAGCGCCCCTTGCAGCAGAACGGCAATGGCCATGGCTGCGGCCACAATATGCTGGGCTCCGCCTCGTTGCTCGCGGCGAGCGCGGTCAAGGATTGGCTCGCCGCGCAAGGCGTGAAGGGGCGTGTCAGATATTATGGCTGCCCGGCCGAAGAGGGCGGCTCCGGCAAGGGCTTCATGGTGCGGGCCGGCGCCTTCGACGATGTCGACGTCGCAATCTGCTGGCACCCTTCGTCCTTCACCGGCGTCAATCGCGCCTATTCGCTCGCCTGCGTCGAGATCGAGTTCCATTTCAGCGGTCGCGCCTCGCACGCAGCGGCCGCGCCCCATCTCGGGCGCAGCGCGCTCGACGCGGTCGAGCTGATGAATGTCGGCGTCAACTATATGCGCGAGCACATGCCCTCCTCGGCGCGCGTGCACTACGCGCTGATCGATGGAGGCGGCGTCGCGCCCAATGTGGTGCAGGCGCAAGCGACGGTGCGCTATCTGATCCGGGCCGAAACGCTCGGCGAGATGTGGGTGCTGGTCGAGCGCGTCAGGAAGATCGCCGAGGGCGCCGCCCTGATGACCGAGACGCAGATGCGCTCGGTGCAGCTCAGCGGCGACGCCAACCTCGTCGGCAATGCCCCGCTCGAGGAGACGATGTACGCCACCATGATGCGCCTTGGCCCGCCGTGCTTCGACGCGGCCGACAAGGAATTCGCGGCCGAGATCCAGAAGAGCCTGCGGCACGAGGACATCGTCACCGCCTATGGGCGCTTCGGCCTGAAGCCGAAGAGCGCCGAGACGCTGAGCGAGGAGATCTATCCGCTCGGTAGCGGCGTCAACTCGCTGGTCGGCTCGACCGATGTCGGCACGGTGAGCTGGGTGGTTCCGACCGTGCAATGCCGCGTCGCCTGCTACGCCATCGGCACGCCGGGCCATTCCTGGCAGCTGGTGGCGCAAGGCCTCGCGCCCGCGGCGCATAAGGGCCTCGCCTATGCGGCAAAGACCATGGCGGGCACCGCCGTCGCGGTGCTGAGCGACGAGGTGCTGCTGGCGCGCGCCAAGGCGGAGCACAAGGCATTCCGGGCGCAAAACCCCTTCGCCAATCCGATCGCCGAGGATCTGGCCGTGCCACTCGACATGGCGGCGCATTGAGGGTGGCGTACTGTCCGGCCAATAGGTCAGAGATTCGCCTGCGTCGCCTGCTGCTCGTCGCGGTGAGCTTCGCCGCTTTCGGCGCGGCATCCCAGGCACTCGCCGCGACGCCCGAATGCGATGCCGCAGTCTATCGTTTCACCGCGGCGGTGAGCGGCGTCTCCGACAAGCTGCAGCACTATTCGTTGTGCCTGTCGAGCACGACCGGCCGCGAGGACTGCTCCTTGGATTTCCGGTTCCTGCGCTCATCGCAGACCGCTTTCGAGGAGGCCGTCGCCGGGGTCCGCCGCGCCTGCCCATGAGGCGCGGGCTCTAGGGTAGCGTTTCATGAGCCCGCTCTTCACCGAACGGCGCGCCCGGCCCTTGACTCGAGGAGCGCCGCGCTGGAACATGTTGGGAACATGCCCCTGCCCGATACCGACCTTGCGGCCCTGCCGGATGACCTCGACGACGCCGTCGCGGCCGCGATCGCGGTGTGCGACAACGATGCGCGGGCGGCCGTGCGAGCCCTGGCCGTGGCCAACGCCTATCTCGAAGAGGAGCTCAAGCGCCTCGACGCCCTGATCTCGCGCGGCTATGCGCGCGAACGGATCGGATCGGAAGGCCGTCACGGCCGGAGTGGTGCCAATGGACGATGACGGCGTGCTGATCGGCGATGGCCAATGCCGGCTGCGCCTGAAGCGCGCCGGCCCGCCGGACGAGGCCGGCTATCCGACCCGGATCGAGGTCGAGGCAGGGCCCTTCCGCGGCACTGTCACGGATGACACGGTCGGCAGCTATCCGCGCTTTCGCGACCAGTTGAGCCGCTTGAACGAGACGCTCAGGGGCACGGCGAGATTGACGAGCCGGGAGGGGTTCGAGCTCGCGCTCGACGGCAACGGGCGCGGCGCCGTCGAAGTGAAGGTCGCGCTCGAGGGCGGGCATGAAGCGCCGATCAGCCTCAGCTTCGCCTTCGCGATCGACCAGAGCCATCTCGCGGCGCTCATCACTGCGATCGAGCGCGAGTTTCTCAAACCCTCGCCCGCGGGAGGGTGAGGTCGCAGGCGTCTCGCCCACAGCTGGGACTTTTGCCCAATTCTGAGAGACCCCCCACCCGTACCCTCCCCACCACGAAGTCGCGGGGGGAGGGGTTCGATCAGCGCTGGCCGCCTCCCTCACGAAGTGGCAACGTAGTGGCGGGGAGGGTACGGGTGGGGCGTTTCGTTCCGAAAGCCAGCGAAAGCTGAGCTCCGCGAAGGCCCCAGCTTCGAGAGAGGATGGGCGCGTGTCCTCCAATGCCCGGGATTCATGTTTCCCAACCAGCCAGTCGAGTTGAAGAGTCATGCGAGTCAATGAATCGACACATCTCTACAGATTATCGTCTTGACCCTTTCGGCGATTTCTGAAAAAATACCGTTCTATTGGATAGAGATGAGATTTGCGCCTGGAGCTGAAAAGCCCGGGCGCTTTGCATTTCGGGCCGCCCGCACAATGCGGTGTAGCGATACACGCTCACCCGCCCTCTCCTGCGCGAAGAGCGCGTGAGAGGGAAAGTACAGCGACGCCCAGGCCTTTCTCGGCGCGACGTCCGGGAGTCAGCAGAGTCGTTGAAATCTACCCCTCTACAGAAAAACGACTTGACCCTTGCGTCGATTTCTGAAAAAAGACGTATCTATTGGATAGAGATCAGATTTGCGCCCGGAGCCGAGAGGCCCGGGCGTTTTGTTGGAGGCGACGCGATTTTCCCTCTCTCGCTTGCGTGAGAAGGTGCAAGTCTTGGACAAAGAGACTCTGCGCGAAGCGAGCGGCAGATGCGGGACGGTCGAGCGCTTCACCCGCGCCCCCTCACCCGGCTCGACTGCGTCTCGCCACCCTCTCCCGCGAAAGAGCGGGAGAGGGGAGAGAGCGCCCACTCCACCTCAATTCCCGGAGGCATGATCATGAAGCCCTGCACGAGCTGCATTTTCTTCAAGAAGGATATCGGGGAGGCGGAACAGAAGAGCGGATTTTGCCATCGCTATCCGCCGAGTGTGTTCCTGATCGGCCAGGATTTCCGCAGCCTGTTCGTGCCGGTGCGCGGCGACTTCAGCTGCGGCGAGCACAAGGATGCGCGCAAAGTCAAAGGAGCTGCCTGATGCCCAGACTCTTGAACCCCAAACATGAGCGCTTCGCGCAGGAGCGGGCGCGCGGCAAGTCCTTGACCGATGCGTGGCAGCGCGCCGGAGGGAGCGGAAGGCGGAATTATGCATGCGCGCTGACACAGCGTCCTGAAATCGCCGAACGCATCCGCGAGCTCCTCACCTTGCGCATCAAGCAGGAGCCGGCCGCGATCGAGAGGGCGGCCCGGGCGCTTGCCATCGATAAGCTCTGGGTGCTCTCCGGCCTGGTCGACAACATCAATCGGGCCATGCAGGCCGAGGCGGTCAAGGTGCGCGGCAAGCCGACCGGCCAATACCGCTATGATGGCAACGTCGCCAATCGGTCCTTCGAGCTCATCGGCAAGGAGCTCGGCATGTTCGTCGAGCGCAGCGAGAACACCACGGTCCGGCACCTGATCAGCGACGAGCCGCTCACTCCCGAGCAATGGGAAGAGCGGTATGTCCGGAAGGATAAGTGATGGAAACGCGATGCGACAGCTGCCGCTTCTGGGTCGGGCTGACGCAAGACAGCGGCAGCTGCCAGAGGCGCGCGCCCTTGGCCCCGCCGCCCTTGCTCTACGAGATCGCCGACTATGTGTCCCGGCTTGGCAGCAAGCTGTGCGGCGCGGCGGCGGAGGCCGATTGGGAGAGCTTCGCCGATATCCGCGCCAGCGAGACGGTGTGGCCGACGACGCTCGCCGAGGATTGGTGCGGCGACTATCAGGAGGCACGCTGAGGACACCATGAATGCGGCGGCACGCGCGGCACGCGAGGCTCCAGCTGTGGAGGACCTCTTCTGGAGGCCGCTGGCCGGCCCACAAGATGAGTTGGTGAAGTGTCCGCTCTCGGAAATCTTCTTCGGCGGCTCGCGCGGCGGCGGCAAGACCGACGGCGTGCTCGGCAAATGGGGCGTGAAAGGGCTGCAATTCGGCGAGCACTTCAACGCCGTGATGTTCAGGCGCACCACGGTGTCGAGCACGGATGCGATCGACCGCTCCAAGCAGATATTCGGGCCGCTCGGGGGCAAGTTCAACGAAACGAAGCTCACCTGGCACCTGCCGAATGGCGCGCGCATTGCCTTCGCCTATCTCGACAGCGTCGACGACGCGCAGGAATACCAGGGCCGCAACCTCACCGATGCCTGGATCGAGGAGGCGGGTCAATATCCATCGCCCGAACCGATCTTCCGGCTGTTTGGGGTGCTGCGCTCTGCGGCGGGCGTGCCGGTGCAGATGATCCTGACCGGCAATCCGGGCGGGCCGGGGCAAGGCTGGATCCGCGACCGCTACGAGCTCGTGCCGTTCCCGGAACGGACGCGCATCCTCGTCAAGCCGTTGCCGGATGGATCGCTGCACAAGGTCGCGGTGATCCCGTCGCGGTTGGCCGACAACCCGTTCCTGACCGTCATCGATCCGGCCTATGCCGGCCGCCTGCAGCTGGTCGGCTCCGCCAAGCTCGTCCGGGCCTGGCTGAACGGCGACTGGAATGCGATCGAGGGGGCCTTCTTCGACGAATGGGACGAGGCGAGGCATGTTGTCGCGCCCTTCGCTATTCCGGCAGATTGGCTGCGGTTTCGATCCATGGACTGGGGAAGCGCTTCGCCGTTCTCGGTCGGATGGTGGGCGGTCTGCGGTGACGGTCATGCGTTGCCGGATGGTCGCGTCATCCCGCGAGGCGCTCTCATTCGCTATCGCGAGTGGTATGGCGCCTCCGCACCCAATGTCGGCCTGAAACTCTCGGCCGAGGAGGTGGCGTGCGGCATCAAGGAGCGCGAGGCGGGCGAAAGCATCGCCTATGGCGTGCTCGACCCTTCGGCCTTTGCGGAGAGCGGCGGCCCCTCGATCGCCGAGATGATGGCGAGGATCGACGGCTACAAAGGCCCGCGCTTTCGCAAGGCCGACAATGCCCGCGTGGGCCAGCGCGGCGCCATGTCGGGCTGGATGGCCGTGCGCGCCCGCCTGAAAGGCGATGGCTTGCGCCCCATGCTGTTCGTGTTCTCGACCTGCACGGCGCTCATTCGCACGCTGCCGCTGCTGCAGCATGATCGAGACAGGCCTGAGGATCTCGATACCGAGATGGAAGACCATGCGGCGGACGAGACGCGTTATGCCTGCCTGTCCCGGCCCTATATGCCGGCGCCACGCACAGGGGGACCCGAAACCGACCGCTCCGGCTATTCATCATTCAAGAAGCCGGAGCGCCCGAGCATCAAGACGTTGTGAGGTGGTTCTCCTTCTCCCGCCTGCGGGAGAAGGTGCAAGTCTCGAACAGAAAGACTCTGCGCAGTGAGGGCGGATGAGGGGCAGTTGAGCTGCATCCACGCTCCTTTGCATGCCCGGTTCAGGAGCACTTCTGATCGAACCGCACCCCGATCCACCCTCACCCGCCTCGACTTCGTCTCGGCACCCTCTCCCGCGCGAAGAGCGCGGGAGAGGGATGGCGCACTGCCGGCAGCGCCTCTTTGGCCGGCCATGACGCGCTGGAGAATATCGTCATGACGCTCATCGAACGCCTGGAGCGCATCCGACTGCTCAAGGAATGCTTGAAGGTGGCGAATGACGATCTCTTGGAATGCGTCGCGCTCGACCCGTTGTCGATCGCGAGCCACATGGCTTCGATGACGACGCGCGAGATCACCAAGGAGCTGCAAGCGCTGGAGACCGGCGCGGTGCTCGAAAGCTTGTCCTGATCCGAAACCTTGGCGCGATCCAAAACCCTGGCCTGATCCATGTCAGCAACCGTCCTCCCCTTCGGCGCGCCGGCAGGCGGCTGGCAGCCTCCCTTGGGCTCAGGCCTACCGCCGCCCAAGCTGCCGCTGCCGAACACGGATTATGCCGGCGACAAGCCGGCGATCGAGGACGAGGACGGCCTCGACATCGTCGAGCTGCGCAAGCAGTTCACCGACTATGTGACGATCAAGCAGAACGAGATCCTCGAGGCCCGCACGGCGCTGCAATATTACCATGGCGACCAATGGACCAAGGAGCAGACCGATACGCTCGGCGCGCGCGGGCAGCCGGTCATCACCTTCAATCGGGTGGGGAGGAAGATCGACAGCCTGATCGGCGTGCTGGAAAAGCTGCGCACCGATCCCAAGGCCTATGGCCGCGTCGAGAACAATGAGGCGGGCGCCGAGCTCGCCTCGCAATGTGTGCGCTATGCGCTCGACGCCTCGCGCTGGGCGCCCCAGGAGACTGAAGTTCTGCGCATGGGCGCCTGCACCGGCATCGTGGTCGCCGAGCTCGGCATCATCCCGGACGACAAGGACGATCCGGATATCGACATCGCCCCGGTCGATGCCACGACCTTCTTCTACGATCCGCGCTCGATGAAGCTCGATTTCTCGGATTGCCGCTATATGGGCGTGTCGAAGCTGATGACGCAGGACGAATTCGAAGAGATGTTCCCCGGCAAGTGGGACGGTGCTCTCGGCTCGATCGACGATACCGGCCTCACAATGTTCGACCAGGACCGTTATTTCCTGTGGGCGCTGGGGCGCACCAAGCTGCGCCTGGTCGAGCACTGGTATCGGTCCAAAGGGGACTGGCGCTTCGCCTTCTATGCCGGCATGGAGCTGCTGCAATCGGGTCTCTCGCCCTTCTTCGACGAGAAGGGGCGCACCATCTCGCGCTATGACGCCTTCGCGGTGCATGTCGACAATCTCGGCGATCATTACGGTTTCGTGCGCAACCTGATCGGCCCGCAGGACGCCATCAACCAGCATCGCTCCAAGGCGGTGCACATCATGAACACCCGCCAGCTGATCCTGCATCGCTCGGCGCTCGGCGGCGACAACCCGGATATCGAGACGCTGCGCAAGGAAGGCGCCAGGCCGGACGGCGTGGTGCTCTGGGACGGTCCGCCGGAATACAAGCCGGAATTCACATCGCCTGCCCAGGAATTCCTGCAGCAGACCCAATATTACCAGGACGCCAAGGCGGAGATCGAGCAGTTCGGCCCCAATCCGGCGCTCGCTTTCGCGGGCGGCCAGCCGGCCGATGTGTCGGGCCGTTCGATCGCCATGCAGCAAACGGCAGGCATCGCCGAGCTCGGGCCGTTCCTGTCGCAATGGAAAGGCTGGAAGCTGCGTCTATGGCGCAAGATCTGGGTGGCGCAGCAGCGCAACTGGACGGCCGAGCGGATCTTGCGCGTCACCAATGATCAGGGCACGGCACAATATGTCGCCGTGAACCGGATGCAGGTCGATCCCTTTGGCCGGCCGATGCTGGTCAACGCCATCGGTCAGGTCGATGTCGACATCATCATCGACGAGGGCCCCGACACGGTGAACGTGATGGGCGACGCCTATGACCTGCTGCAATCGCTCGCCCGCAACGGCGCGCAGGTGCCGGCGCCGGTGATGATCGAGGCGAGCGCCCTGCCGCAAAGCGAGAAGAAGAAGCTGATCGGCATGCTGTCGCAGCCGAAGCCGGCGCAGATCGCGGCCCAGCAGGCGGCGATGGCCAAGACTGCCGCCGAGACGGACAGGACACATGCGCAGGCGGCCTCGGCCCGCGCCAGCGCGGTGCACAAGATGGGTGAGGCGCGCCACGAGGAGGTTCGCGCCCACGCGACGGCGATCGGGGCGCAGGCGGACGCGATGCAGGCGTTGGGGGTGCCCGGGCAGGGGGCGCCGGGGGCTGCGGGGGTGGTGCAGGGCATGGGAGGGCAGCCCTAAAGGAGCGCTCTAGCTCATACAGGTTCCTATGCTCCTGCGTCTCGGTTAGCGAGGGCGCGGAATGCTTCAACAATGCGCTCGACAAGCTGCACGAGCTCATGAAGCGTGGGTAAGAGTTCCTGCCCTGCCGGTCCAACTTCGCTTGGGAAGACGATTTTGATTTCGGTGGGAGCGTTAGGATCTCCGATGACCCGAGGATTCGGGGTGCCGTCGTCCTCCCACATTTGGATGATTGGAGAGGCGGCGCTCATTACATTGGGAATTAGCGCTCGATGTTTGTCGTGAATATCGAGGTCGTGAATACTGCGCAGAGAGGTATTTCCATTTCGGTAGGGCTTGAGGCTTTGCAATAATGCGACTGCCTCCGCGCCAGCTCGATCAAAATGACGACGGCGGATGATGCCGTCCAATTCTTCGGCGCTTTCGCTAAATGGGAAATACACGCCCACGTCGCTTTGTTGGGCTGCTCGGACCATCTCACACGCTGTCAGATCGAGGGCCGCCCTCAGGTTGTGGATAATGTCCCCAATGATTGCCCCCAGCGTCTCAGGCACAGCGCCCATGTGCATGTTGAATATGAAAGTGCGCTCACCGTTCGCCTCGATAGCTTCAACCGTGAATTTGATTGGCTTGCCGATGATAAAAGACGCTACCTCGGCCTCTAGTTCTGCTAGGTGCTTTCGAGCGCGTTGAATCTTCACGCTCGGTGCTGAGAGAGGGTGTTTCAGCGCCACTTGTGGGAGGATTGGGGCGGGATCGTCAGGAGCAGACATCGCGGACTCCTCCAAGGGCAAGGAAGCAGGCTCTCTGGTTCGCATCATGGCCATCATGGCCGAGATGTTGCGCATGCCGCCCATGCCTCACTCGGAAATGGAACGCGGGATGGCGAAGCCGTCGAAGTGGCCTCGAAAGGAGAAGCAATCAGATGCACGTTAGTTTCGATCTTTCGCCGGGGGAACGGATATCGTTTGAGGTGAGCCGTCCGGGTCAGGCCAGCCCATCATCTTCTTCGCTTGCTGAAGTAGCAGCATCAGATTCATTGCCGCGGCCGGTGTCATGGAGAGGTGGATATATTCTCCGCTGCGTTGCGGGCCGTGTGGTTGTTGGTCGACTATCTGAAACTGAAGCAGCGCCGCTGTCATCTGTCGATTGAGTACGACGTCCGGGTCAGTGACGTCGAGCTTGATTTTCGGATTCATTTCGCCCCCAATTGCGCCAGCACAGAAAGCGCGACGTCTCATGGGCGCCGTGCCCTGAGGTTTTGCTATAGCGCAGTTTGAACTCGGTGGGCTGGCGACACAAGTGACGACGTCGACTGTGTGATCGACGGCGGTGATCGCGGTTCGCCAATGCGAATAGCCATGAAAGCCTGGACGGGATCCTCGAGACGGTTCTGACCACACCGCAGGATCGGCAGGGCGGGCGCGATCACCTTAGCCCCTCACCTTGCCCTCTCCCCGTGACCCTCGGAACAAGTCCGAGGAGGGCGAGAGGGTCGCCCGGCGCGCCTCCTTCTCCCGCCCTTTCGCGGGAGAAGCAACTATCAATTTTGGGCGATCCAAGGTGTGCCTCTGGCGAGGACGGTGTTGGCGTAGATGATTAGCTCTCGGGCGCAAGCGACGACGGCGACGCTGTGGTGTTTTCCTTGGGCTTTGATGCGTGTGTAGAGAGCGACGAGGGCTTTGTTCCATCGCTGTGAGGCGGCTTGGGCTGCGGCAAACACCGCCTTGCCGACCCTGGCGCGACCGCCCTCGACATGGCTCTCTCCCTGCCATCGACCAGACTTGCGCGTGAAAGGCGCCATTCCAGCAAGGGAGGCGGCTTGCTCGCGGCTCACAGTGCCGAGCTCTGGCATGCGAATGACGAGAGTGAGAGCGGTGGGTCCGCCCAGGCCCTCGATCGTGATCAGGAGATCGAGCTTCTTGGCGAGGTCGGCATGAGCGCGCACCGCCGTGCGGAGCTTGGCGAGTTCGGCTCGTTCCAGCTTTTTCAGGTGAGCGATCTGGTCCCTGATGGCGGTGATGAAGCGCTTGTCGCGAAAACGATCGAGCCTGGTGCGCAGGCGGGCGATGTCCTCCTTGATCTGGTCGATGAAGGTCAGATGTTCGGCCAAGGGGGCCAGGCGCGGATCGGGGCTGTCGCGCATCTCTTCCTGAGCCGCCGCGCAGCGAGCAATCAGTGCCGCATCGATGGGATCGGTTTTGGCGCGCAAGTTCCGGAACGTCGCGTAAGCGCGCACTTGGCGTGGCTGGAAGACGATGTCCTTGAGACCGGCTGCGCGGATGGCGTCGACCATCTCGAACTCATAACTGCCGCTCGCCTCGATGCCGATGAGCGTGACCCCGTGCTCGATGAAGAACTCGATGAGCGCTGCACGGCCCTGCGGCGTGTTGGGACGACGCAATGGTTTGGCGGCAATTCCATGAATCGCCGCATCGAGCCAGTCCTTTCCGACATCGACGCCCCCCACCCTCATGGTCTTGGTAGTAGTGGCCTGGCCAGGCTTTTTTGTGCGTTTCTTCGTGGTAGACTGGCTGCGCTTCATCGATCCCTCCCTTGTCAATCGAACCTGAAGTTCTGGCAACTATCCGGGTCCGATCAAGAGGCCGGTCGCGATCTAGCTTCTCCCCAGCCCTCAAGGCTCGGGTGCCCACGATCCGACGACCGGCCGGCCGGCCCCGGATGGCCATCCGGGGCAGGCCCGTCCCTCACGGAACAAGCGCCATTGTGTACTGATTCGCTGTTACAAGGTGCCCGAACGCAGTGAGGGCGGATGAGGGGCGGTCGAGCGCTTCACCGGCGTCCCTCATCCGCCTCGGCTTCGCCTCGGCACCTTCTCCCGCGAAAGAGCGGGAGAAGGGAAGTGCACGATCGGTGGCGCGGCCCTTGATACTGTTCTGACAAACTGCAGGCCGCCGGCGCGCGAGCTCACCCCTGCCCCCTTCCCGCCAGTGGGACCTTTGCGGAATTGGGGGTCATCCCGTGCGCACTGCAGCACGATAGTGATGCGGAGCAGACACGGGATCAATGATCAGCAGGTCAAGGATGGGTCCCGGATCTGCAGCGCATCATTTCATGCTGCGCCGCGTCCGGGATGACCGCGCGCGGGTGTTCCGCAAAGGTCTCACTAGCGGAGGGGGGTGCCTTTGGCATGGGGTTTGCCCTTTCGTCCGGGACACGAGCTGGGGGGCACGAGCGCCGTACGATTTTGAAGCGCGAGGACCCGAACATTGGCTCAAAACGATCCAGACCCAGGGGCAACGTGGCCAGCCGTAGATCGCCGGCGGCCGATCATCAATCAGGCTTATCCCGCCGGCGCCAGCACATATGCCGGTGCCGGCGCCTATGAATCACCATGGTGCGGAGCGGTTGCGGCGCAGCGGCAGCAATTCGCGACAATACTCATCGGGCCGAGCACATTGATGCTCGAAGGCCTGAAGCACGTCCTCGGCAAGACCGATTTCCAGGTTGTGGCATCGGGCAGAACTGTCGATGAGGTGGAACTGCGCTGCGCCGACCGGCACCAAAGCCTGATGCTCATCTTGGATGCCGGCCATGATCTGTGGTCGGCCATCCGGCAAATCGAGCTGTTCAAGCGGCAGCGTCCGGATGGCCGGGTCGCCGTCCTGGTCGACACCCATCAAATGGCCGGCATGGAATCGGTGTTCCAGGCCGGTGCCAATGCTTGCTTCCCGAGGGCAGCCTCCGCCCCGACATTCCTGAAATCGCTCGAATTGGTGATGATGGGCGATACGCTCTTGCCGTCGAGTGTCTTGCCATCGAGCGTGTTGTCATTGAAGACCTTGCCGTCAAGCACTTGGCCGTCGAGCACCTTGCCGTCAAGCAACGGGTCTTCGGTTCAGGATCGCGAACAGGCGCCGACCGCGGCGCGGCCGGCAAGCGGCTCCGCGGCGCACCTATCGGCTCAGGAAGAGCGCATCTTGAGCGGCCTGGTCGAAGGTCATCCCAACAAGCTCATCGCCAAAGAGCTGGATATCGCCGAATCTACCGTCAAGGTCCACGTCAAAGCGATCCTCCGCAAGCTCGGCATACACAACCGCACGCAGGCTGCCATTTGGGCGATGAGCCGTGCCGGGCTCGATGCCTCGATGCGCGAGGTTTCTCCTTCGCCTTCGCCTTTGCCTTTGCCTCCGCCTCCCCGTGCGGCGGCCGAGTCGCTTGCCGCGCCTCCTTCAGTCCAT from Rhizobiales bacterium GAS188 includes:
- a CDS encoding aminobenzoyl-glutamate utilization protein B, which gives rise to MRNSEDVWRLVEAKEPLFADLSDRVWATPELNYQEQRSAAAHAAMLEQQGFKVTTGIAGIPTAMIGEAGEGGPVIAIMGEFDALPGLSQAAGIAEQRPLQQNGNGHGCGHNMLGSASLLAASAVKDWLAAQGVKGRVRYYGCPAEEGGSGKGFMVRAGAFDDVDVAICWHPSSFTGVNRAYSLACVEIEFHFSGRASHAAAAPHLGRSALDAVELMNVGVNYMREHMPSSARVHYALIDGGGVAPNVVQAQATVRYLIRAETLGEMWVLVERVRKIAEGAALMTETQMRSVQLSGDANLVGNAPLEETMYATMMRLGPPCFDAADKEFAAEIQKSLRHEDIVTAYGRFGLKPKSAETLSEEIYPLGSGVNSLVGSTDVGTVSWVVPTVQCRVACYAIGTPGHSWQLVAQGLAPAAHKGLAYAAKTMAGTAVAVLSDEVLLARAKAEHKAFRAQNPFANPIAEDLAVPLDMAAH
- a CDS encoding Phage terminase large subunit, which translates into the protein MNAAARAAREAPAVEDLFWRPLAGPQDELVKCPLSEIFFGGSRGGGKTDGVLGKWGVKGLQFGEHFNAVMFRRTTVSSTDAIDRSKQIFGPLGGKFNETKLTWHLPNGARIAFAYLDSVDDAQEYQGRNLTDAWIEEAGQYPSPEPIFRLFGVLRSAAGVPVQMILTGNPGGPGQGWIRDRYELVPFPERTRILVKPLPDGSLHKVAVIPSRLADNPFLTVIDPAYAGRLQLVGSAKLVRAWLNGDWNAIEGAFFDEWDEARHVVAPFAIPADWLRFRSMDWGSASPFSVGWWAVCGDGHALPDGRVIPRGALIRYREWYGASAPNVGLKLSAEEVACGIKEREAGESIAYGVLDPSAFAESGGPSIAEMMARIDGYKGPRFRKADNARVGQRGAMSGWMAVRARLKGDGLRPMLFVFSTCTALIRTLPLLQHDRDRPEDLDTEMEDHAADETRYACLSRPYMPAPRTGGPETDRSGYSSFKKPERPSIKTL
- a CDS encoding DNA-binding response regulator, NarL/FixJ family, contains REC and HTH domains, with protein sequence MLEGLKHVLGKTDFQVVASGRTVDEVELRCADRHQSLMLILDAGHDLWSAIRQIELFKRQRPDGRVAVLVDTHQMAGMESVFQAGANACFPRAASAPTFLKSLELVMMGDTLLPSSVLPSSVLSLKTLPSSTWPSSTLPSSNGSSVQDREQAPTAARPASGSAAHLSAQEERILSGLVEGHPNKLIAKELDIAESTVKVHVKAILRKLGIHNRTQAAIWAMSRAGLDASMREVSPSPSPLPLPPPPRAAAESLAAPPSVHDQTPAEPPIAGNGSPGGVEEEMTTADTGEVDCSMHEDPPSPLPPLILAEVEQPLLAATPSTRHETPAGRPVAGSASLEDVGVKLAIADTGEVTPRATSRNGMAQLASVSRFERRIAEDEERRDAMLANVERLRALRNARDTGSR
- a CDS encoding transposase, which encodes MKRSQSTTKKRTKKPGQATTTKTMRVGGVDVGKDWLDAAIHGIAAKPLRRPNTPQGRAALIEFFIEHGVTLIGIEASGSYEFEMVDAIRAAGLKDIVFQPRQVRAYATFRNLRAKTDPIDAALIARCAAAQEEMRDSPDPRLAPLAEHLTFIDQIKEDIARLRTRLDRFRDKRFITAIRDQIAHLKKLERAELAKLRTAVRAHADLAKKLDLLITIEGLGGPTALTLVIRMPELGTVSREQAASLAGMAPFTRKSGRWQGESHVEGGRARVGKAVFAAAQAASQRWNKALVALYTRIKAQGKHHSVAVVACARELIIYANTVLARGTPWIAQN
- a CDS encoding phage terminase small subunit, encoding MPRLLNPKHERFAQERARGKSLTDAWQRAGGSGRRNYACALTQRPEIAERIRELLTLRIKQEPAAIERAARALAIDKLWVLSGLVDNINRAMQAEAVKVRGKPTGQYRYDGNVANRSFELIGKELGMFVERSENTTVRHLISDEPLTPEQWEERYVRKDK